The Desulfotomaculum sp. nucleotide sequence CGTTTTTAATTTCTTCGGTTTTGTAATCCACTGCAAGCAATGCGGCTACAATCGCCCCCGCTGAAGTTCCTGCCATATTCTCAAATACATAGCCTGCTTCTTCTATTCCGGCAACCGCGCCGACCAGGCCAATTCCCTTAACCCCGCCGCCTTCAAAAACACTATCGGCTTTAATCGCCATCCACCTCCCGGGATTATTACAAACCTATTTTTTATAGTAATTATTTGGATATTTATTTAAATAGTCCTCTGGTATATCTTACCATATGCCTTAAAAATTTAAGATTATGTATGAAATTGGTGAACGATCACGCGGCAAAAGAGGGGAGGAAAGATGACTTCAATCTATCCAATAAGCTCCAACATCTTTTTTATATCCTCTGCGGCCATTTCGAATTTTGACTTTTCGATGAGGATGTTGCCGCCGGTCATGATATAAGATGGGAATACTCGTATTGCACCATAATAAATCTCGCTGTTTCTTAACTTATATGTTGATACGGACGGTATAATGCCTTTTCCTGTTTTCTGCTTTGTGATCGTTAAAACATCCTTTCAAGCTTATAATAGAGGTATAACATCCTGACGTTCTTTTTGTTTGCTAATCATCACATCCATCATTTTCTTCATTATATCAAAAAGCAAAGTAAACAAAAAGAACATCCCCATGTTTTGCCATTGTATACGGTCCCTTGTATACAAGTATAGTTAAAAGTAGCAGTTATTGTTTTGTTTGAAATCTTTTGTTATGATAATGTATAAATTTATTTTAATTTGTATGTAATGTTGCATACAAGATATTACAGGGAGGTAATAAAATGATTGAGTATCCAAAAAACAACGACGTTCTAAACACTGTTAACAGAGGAAATGCTGCGGAATCCGGGCTGTGTACGCTTTGCCGTGCAGACTGCAGGGGGAAGTGTGAAACGTGGATGTCCAGCATGAAGGGAAGAAAACTGCTTTACCCAAGAGATTTTGGTACCGTAACTGCAGGAAGCTCAAATGTAAATCACATTGGTGTATGCTATAACAATCTAAGAATCCAGGGCTACAATTACGGTGCTTTTGGCCTTGGGGAAGGCCTTTCAAATAGTGCAGATGACTGTATATTTCCAAATGTAAGCCTTGAAACAGAATTTGGAAAGAATGTTAAGACCAAATCCAGTGTTCCACTCATGACAGGCGCGTTAGGATCAACATTCATTGCCGCGAAATACTGGGAGTCTTTCGCTATAGGCGCTGCGCTGGTCGGCTTTCCCATTGTTGTAGGAGAAAATGTTGTTGGGGTTGATAAACAGTCAGTTATTGAAAATGGCAGAATTGTAAAAGCTCCCGAGCTTGAAAGAAGAATAGACGTCTATCTGAAATATTTTGGTGGTTATGGGGCTATAATTGTTCAAATGAATGTGGAAGATACCCGTAATGGTGTTGCTGAGTATTTAATTGAAAAATATGGTGACAAGGTAATAATTGAGCTTAAATGGGGGCAGGGAGCAAAAGATATCGGTGGCGAAATACAGGTCACCAACCTTGATTATGCCATTTTCCTGAAAGAAAGAGGATATATTGTTGACCCTGATCCTACAAAACCTGAAGTTCAGGAAGCCTTTAACAACGGAGCTATTAAATCCTTTGCCCGTCACTCAAGGTTGGGATATACGAACCTTGATAATTTCTATCAGGTTAAAGAAGACTTCACAAAGCATGTAGAATATTTAAGAGGACTTGGCTACGAGAGGATAACCCTTAAGACAGGTTCCTATGGTATGGAAGCCCTTGCCATGTCTATCAAATTTGCTACCGACTCAAAGCTTGACCTGCTGACCATTGACGGCTCAGGCGGAGGTACAGGCATGAGTCCGTGGCATATGATGGATAACTGGGGTGTTCCTTCAATACACCTTCATGCAAAGTCATATGAATATGCGCAATTGCTGGCAGCAAAAGGATGCGATGTAGTGGATATGGCGTTTGCCGGCGGTTTTGCAAGAGAAGATCATATTTTTAAGGCGCTAGCGCTTGGGGCGCCTTTTACAAAGCTTATTTGCATGGGAAGGGCTCTTATGATACCGGGCTTCCTGGGTTCAAACATTGAAGGTGTATTGTATCCTGAAAGAAAAGAACGTTTGAACGGTAACTGGAATGATTTGCCAAAGACTATTACCGAAGAATTCGGAGCAACATCTGAAAACATCTTTGCAGGATATTTTGATGTGAAGAAAAAAGTGGGCGCCGATGAAATGAAAAATATTCCACTTGGCGCAATCGCTGTTTGGACACTTTCGGACAAGCTATCGGCAGGCTTACAGCAATTGATGGCAGGTGCAAGAAAATTCAATGTTGCCGAAGTATCAAGAGATGATCTGTTCTCGGCAAACAGGGAGACTGAAAAAGAAACGGGTATCAGATTTATGACCGAAGTAAACGATGAATTAGCAAAGAAGATTTTGAGTTTATAATTAAAAGCAAAGAAGAGGGCAAGTTGGGGAATCCTTGACTTGACCTCTTGAACTTTTGTCGGTTTTACGGGCAGCATCCGGTAATCTTCCTCCAAAGTCTTTATCGTACGGTAAAGTTTGTGGGCATAAGGAAACTCCCTCAATTTTCGTTAGAAACACAGGCTCAGAAGTCACATGGACGATCTCCTCAAGGTCAAGATGATTAATTGACTTCCGGTTTTATCTTTTGAACTGTTCCTGTTTGGGTTGCGTAATCCCGGCTGCTTTTCCGGCTTCGATGCTATGTAATAACCACGCCATATTTCGTCCTAAAGTACGCATTACAAACATACCCTCCGCATCTTTCGCCACTTCTTCGGGCGTCATTCCATGTACCTGATTCCAATACCGTGAAGATACGACCGGCATATTGCTGATAGTGAAGTATTTGTTAATTTGGTCAAATGTGGCAGTTGCCCCTCCACGGCGGCAGCTTACTACGGTAGCACCCGGCTTATATTGGAACAGTTCCCCGTTGGCGGACTGTACCCGTTGACGGCAAACGCCCTGTCTAAGAATGAGTCAAAGCGACCGAGGCGGCTGCAAAATGTACCGGCGATCCAAAAACAAATCCATTCGTGGAAGATGCTTTCTCTAAAAAATCGTTCACCGTATCATCTCTAAAGCATTTACCGTTTTTCGTACAAGTGAAAAAACCGATACAACCGCTGATGGGTTTGTTGCCGACTTGGAATATTTCAGTTTCAATGCCATTTTCACGCAAAGTTTTTTCGACTTCCTGTAATGCAGTATATGTACAACCTTTTTCATTGGGACTACCATTTACCAGGATTACTTTCATTTTTCTTCCTCCAGTTAATTTAGTGTTTGATTATTTGTTGCGTCAGCAATACTTAAAGTCCCTCTGCTTCGGCAGGTTTCTTTGAACGCCAGTATTAAAGTTGGTTGATCAATATTTTTCCACTGCAGCTGGTGTATAACGTAGATATCGTAATAATCCCTGGGACGAGTGTTCTGATCGCCTCTGGAGATGATGGTTTCAAGTTTCTCTGCAACGATGGTTTCCAGATTGTATGCCAGAACCTTGATACTCCTGGGTTCCAGGAGCAGTCTAAATTCGTAGGTGACTTCCCTGGGTGTGATTTTATCCCCGGTGGTAATGTCGATTTTAAGAGGCACTGCCATAGGCGGGTACAGAGCTTCGAGAGCAACTCGAAATCCGTTGTAGTCCGCAATTTCCCGTATCTCTTCTACCCGTTTGAGCGAAAATATGACATCGTCATTAATTTCTATGGCACAAATTTCCTCAAATATATTTGAAATGCTTTCAGCGTTCACCGGCAGTCCTTTGATTGTGGCATCCATGTCCATTGTAGCTCTGGTATTCAGGCCCTACCATGGCAACAATCAGAAAGCCGCCCTTCAAGATGAAATTTGATTGATATGGAGACACTGATATCCTCTCCAGCAATCTTTCCAGCATATAATTCTGCAATATGATCTGCGCTGATATGTTCTTGCTTTTTGCCATTTTTTTGATCATGGCTTTAAGCTGCATTGTGGTTATTCACAGTAAAACCTCCAGATATGAGCGAAGCTTCTTCTCAACCCTAAACAGTTTGGAATATTTTGAAAGCAGAGGAATATCTTTATCCTCAAGCCTGGCATACCTTTTGAATGCTTCGGTCACAATCTGAATGTCAGTTCCGCTGCGGCCCTTCAGAATGTCGCACAGCGTTCTTTCCGCATCATAAAACCTGACCTCATTACCACCTGGTGATTTCCCGGTAATGATCCCAAGCTCATACAGTTCCTCTTTAACCCGGTAATATTTTATATTTTCTTTTTCCAGAATAGATGTATTGTAGCTCAGCGGAAATGTCATGGAATATTTGATTGGCGTCCGGTCGGTCATATCCATCAGGAACAAGGCTGTCTCATGAGAGAAAACCCCTCTTTTATAGCGGCTTTGTAGATTAAACATCTCATCATCAAAGTTAGTAGGAACAATATATACGCCACGCTCCGAGCGTTCAAGCAGTCCTTTATCAGCAAGAAGCTTCAGGTGCTGGCGGTTGATTCCCGCCTTAGTAACTTGTGCTGAAGTCACCGTCCCGTTGTTCATATATGCAATTTTTAGTATCTGTTCAGCATAAGTCATGGGTATTCACCTCAAATCGGATTTCAAACATTAACACATAATACTAACATTTATGCACACTATTATATATTATATATGCATAATTGTCAATTTTATTGTTGAATTAAGACATGGCTTTCATCCGCATGTTGCTCATGATACTTCACCCGACAGGGCTTAGCGGGGCTTTGGCGGTAGGGTAATTCTTGTCAAATATGAACTATGTGGTTTCGCATTCATTTGCTTTAGAACTCCGTTCTTCCGCACTCCATCTCAACCAATACCTATACTGTATCCACTTCGAGATCCAAAATATTATCAGCTTCACTCTCTGCATATTTCCAGTAATCACCATAGTGTCTGGCTTCTGTAAACAGACTTAGCAAGCGCTTTTTTAATTCCTCCCGATTTTCCCATGAGATTTTGTGATTGGCTAAAACCAGCTTGAGCATATATAGCCTCGTAATATCAATAAAGTATACTGACATTGCCCGGCTGTAACTAGAATGCCATACAAATAGATGGTTTTCGAAAATGTCTAACGCTCTATCAAGATCTTGAATCAAGATAACTTCATTCTCGTATTTTTTCATCATGGAAAAGAATATCAAATTTGCGTATGAATTTATAATGATATTAAAAATATCCTCTCACGTCAAAACATATTTTCATTTACAATCCCGCAAACCTTGTATTCATCAGATGTTCGGCCTCTGCAACAGGATTGTGGTCTCAACATGTCTTGTCCAGGGGAACATGTCAACCGGCTGCACTTTTTTCACAAGGTATCCGTTACCGTTTAGGTAGCCCAGATCCCTGGCCAGGGCGCCGGGATCACAGGAGACATAAATAACTTTAGGCGCCTGCATGTTCAATACCTCATCCAGAACTTTGCGGCTGCAGCCGCTGCGCGGTGGGTCCAGTATGATAATGTCGGGGATGACACCCTTTTGGGCCAGGGCGGGAAGGGCCTTTTCTGCTTCTCCAGGCAGAAATTCGGTATTGCTGATCTTATTTAAAGCTGCGTTTATACGGGCATCCTTTACCGCAAGAGTATTTTCTTCTAAGCCGTAGATTTTTTTTGCTCTTTTCGCCAGATACAATGCAATCGCGCCCACGCCGCTGTATGCGTCTATAATAACCTCTGAACCGTTAAGTGAAGCGTATTCCAATACTTTATTGTACAAAGTCAAGGTCTGCGACGGGTTGACCTGGAAGAAGGAGAACGGTGAAATGCGGAAAACAAGATGTCCGAGGCGATCGGTTAAATAATCGCTTCCGGCCAGGCATCTTACCTGATTCCCTATAACCGTACCTGATTGTTCTCCGCTGGTATAGCGAATTACGGAGGCAATCCCGGGGCACAAAGTTATGAGCTCTTTGGCAAATGCTTTTTCCTGCGGCCATTGTCCCGTCCCGGTAAACAGCACGGCCATAATTTCGCCGCTGTGTATGGATTTGCGGAGGACAACGTTGTTAAAGAAATGGCTTTTGTGTTTCACCCCGTATGTTTTAGGGGCGTGTTTATTGAGAAGTCCTGAAATAATTGCCGCGGCATTATTTAAATCATTGTCCACCAGCAGACAGCCCTGCTTTTCATAGTTTGCTTTTATAGCTGACCTGGACAGTGTGTGGGAGCTTTTTTCATAAAAACCCAGCTCATATGTCCCGCCGGACTTATCTGCGTGAAAGCCGGCTTTATTTCGATAGTGCCAGGGGTAATTCATGCCGGACGTATCAAGCACTTTTACATCCTTTAATCCGGCAATGCGGGAAAGGCTGTCTTTTACAAGTCCGGTTTTCAGCCTTAGCTGTTCTTGATAATCAATATGCTGAAGCTGGCAGCCGCCGCAGGTTGAAAAAAGAGAGCACTCAGGCATCTGCCGGCCGGGGGAGGGCTCGATAATCCGGAGCAGCCTGGCCCGTGCAAAATTCTTTTTTAAATCGACCACCTCTGCAAATACGGTATCCCCCGGCATTGTGAAGGGAACAAAAACG carries:
- a CDS encoding uracil-DNA glycosylase; this encodes MTKQKTGKGIIPSVSTYKLRNSEIYYGAIRVFPSYIMTGGNILIEKSKFEMAAEDIKKMLELIG
- a CDS encoding FMN-binding glutamate synthase family protein → MIEYPKNNDVLNTVNRGNAAESGLCTLCRADCRGKCETWMSSMKGRKLLYPRDFGTVTAGSSNVNHIGVCYNNLRIQGYNYGAFGLGEGLSNSADDCIFPNVSLETEFGKNVKTKSSVPLMTGALGSTFIAAKYWESFAIGAALVGFPIVVGENVVGVDKQSVIENGRIVKAPELERRIDVYLKYFGGYGAIIVQMNVEDTRNGVAEYLIEKYGDKVIIELKWGQGAKDIGGEIQVTNLDYAIFLKERGYIVDPDPTKPEVQEAFNNGAIKSFARHSRLGYTNLDNFYQVKEDFTKHVEYLRGLGYERITLKTGSYGMEALAMSIKFATDSKLDLLTIDGSGGGTGMSPWHMMDNWGVPSIHLHAKSYEYAQLLAAKGCDVVDMAFAGGFAREDHIFKALALGAPFTKLICMGRALMIPGFLGSNIEGVLYPERKERLNGNWNDLPKTITEEFGATSENIFAGYFDVKKKVGADEMKNIPLGAIAVWTLSDKLSAGLQQLMAGARKFNVAEVSRDDLFSANRETEKETGIRFMTEVNDELAKKILSL
- a CDS encoding abortive phage infection protein; the protein is MTYAEQILKIAYMNNGTVTSAQVTKAGINRQHLKLLADKGLLERSERGVYIVPTNFDDEMFNLQSRYKRGVFSHETALFLMDMTDRTPIKYSMTFPLSYNTSILEKENIKYYRVKEELYELGIITGKSPGGNEVRFYDAERTLCDILKGRSGTDIQIVTEAFKRYARLEDKDIPLLSKYSKLFRVEKKLRSYLEVLL
- a CDS encoding 23S rRNA (uracil(1939)-C(5))-methyltransferase RlmD, which encodes MPFKKAEKINLQINGLNHAGEGVGRYCGIAVFVPFTMPGDTVFAEVVDLKKNFARARLLRIIEPSPGRQMPECSLFSTCGGCQLQHIDYQEQLRLKTGLVKDSLSRIAGLKDVKVLDTSGMNYPWHYRNKAGFHADKSGGTYELGFYEKSSHTLSRSAIKANYEKQGCLLVDNDLNNAAAIISGLLNKHAPKTYGVKHKSHFFNNVVLRKSIHSGEIMAVLFTGTGQWPQEKAFAKELITLCPGIASVIRYTSGEQSGTVIGNQVRCLAGSDYLTDRLGHLVFRISPFSFFQVNPSQTLTLYNKVLEYASLNGSEVIIDAYSGVGAIALYLAKRAKKIYGLEENTLAVKDARINAALNKISNTEFLPGEAEKALPALAQKGVIPDIIILDPPRSGCSRKVLDEVLNMQAPKVIYVSCDPGALARDLGYLNGNGYLVKKVQPVDMFPWTRHVETTILLQRPNI